A segment of the Superficieibacter sp. HKU1 genome:
GATATCGACAAGATTCGTACCTGGAAAGAGAAAGTTATCACTCAGCTGACCGGCGGCCTGGCAGGCATGGCGAAAGGTCGTAAAGTGAAAGTGGTTAACGGTCTGGGTAAATTTACCGGGGCGAACACCCTGGAAGTGGAAGGCGAGAACGGCAAAACCGTGATCAACTTCGACAACGCGATCATCGCCGCAGGTTCCCGTCCGATTCAGCTGCCGTTCATTCCGCATGACGATCCGCGCGTGTGGGATTCCACCGATGCGCTGGAGCTGAAATCTGTCCCGGAACGTCTGCTGGTTATGGGCGGCGGTATCATCGGTCTGGAAATGGGCACCGTTTACGATGCGCTGGGTTCGCAGATTGACGTGGTTGAAATGTTCGACCAGGTGATCCCGGCGGCGGATAAAGACATCGTTAAAGTCTTTACCAAACGTATCAGCAAGAAATTCAACCTGATGCTGGAAACCAAAGTCACTGCCGTTGAAGCCAAAGAAGACGGTATTTACGTTTCCATGGAAGGTAAAAAAGCCCCGGCTGAACCGCAGCGTTATGACGCGGTGCTGGTGGCGATCGGCCGTGTGCCGAACGGTAAAAACCTCGACGCAGGCAAAGCAGGCGTAGAAGTGGACGACCGTGGCTTCATCCGCGTTGACAAACAGCTGCGCACCAACGTGCCGCACATCTTTGCTATCGGCGATATCGTCGGCCAGCCGATGCTGGCGCACAAAGGTGTTCACGAAGGTCACGTTGCCGCTGAAGTTATCGCCGGTAAAAAACACTACTTCGATCCGAAAGTGATCCCGTCCATCGCCTACACTGAACCAGAAGTGGCATGGGTCGGCCTGACCGAGAAAGAAGCGAAAGAGAAAGGCATCAGCTACGAAACCGCCACCTTCCCGTGGGCAGCGTCTGGCCGTGCTATCGCTTCCGACTGCGCTGACGGTATGACCAAACTGATTTTCGACAAAGAAACGCACCGTGTGATCGGTGGCGCGATTGTCGGCACTAACGGCGGCGAGCTGCTGGGTGAAATCGGTCTGGCAATCGAGATGGGCTGTGATGCAGAAGATATCGCGCTGACCATCCATGCTCACCCGACCCTGCACGAGTCGGTTGGCCTGGCGGCAGAAGTGTTCGAAGGTAGCATCACCGACCTGCCGAACCCGAAAGCGAAGAAGAAGTAATCTTCAGATGTGAAAAAAAGCGGCTGAATCAGCCGCTTTTTTTATGCGTGTGAAGGGGGATTCGCCGGAATCTGGCCTGGAGACAAATACCGGTCAGGACTTCGTATCACAGGCAGTGCGGTGCTCAGGGTTGTACCTGCTGCCATGAGTTATCCAGCGTAAACTGCGTAATGGCTTGCGCTTTGCTTTCTGTCTCCTCCCCCAGGTTCGCCTGATAGACCCTGTCCTGCATATCCACCATAAAACTCAT
Coding sequences within it:
- the lpdA gene encoding dihydrolipoyl dehydrogenase, yielding MSTEIKTQVVVLGAGPAGYSAAFRCADLGLETVIVERYNTLGGVCLNVGCIPSKALLHVAKVIEEAKALAEHGIVFGEPKTDIDKIRTWKEKVITQLTGGLAGMAKGRKVKVVNGLGKFTGANTLEVEGENGKTVINFDNAIIAAGSRPIQLPFIPHDDPRVWDSTDALELKSVPERLLVMGGGIIGLEMGTVYDALGSQIDVVEMFDQVIPAADKDIVKVFTKRISKKFNLMLETKVTAVEAKEDGIYVSMEGKKAPAEPQRYDAVLVAIGRVPNGKNLDAGKAGVEVDDRGFIRVDKQLRTNVPHIFAIGDIVGQPMLAHKGVHEGHVAAEVIAGKKHYFDPKVIPSIAYTEPEVAWVGLTEKEAKEKGISYETATFPWAASGRAIASDCADGMTKLIFDKETHRVIGGAIVGTNGGELLGEIGLAIEMGCDAEDIALTIHAHPTLHESVGLAAEVFEGSITDLPNPKAKKK